A region of Bacillota bacterium DNA encodes the following proteins:
- a CDS encoding c-type cytochrome gives MKGRTYVIVMALSWALVLLWGIYWAREGDRMAATSAAFRAETLEEGARIYAQNCVACHGQLGEGVVGPSLDREALRGDPENDRETYDFIYQTVARGRPGSVVTRWQKLPNGEWASFTAMPAWSTQFGGPLNEQALRQVVSFLMAGDWQRVARYIPPPRLDGQLPVAEGVPEDVQRRAQEVIRQKGCLACHTIGNTGGLIGPDLTHLGSWGVDQAFLKDWISNPPATANRAPVWFSNYGGIDASGRPSGARIDYGPTQMPNLGLTEEELDVVTRYLLGLK, from the coding sequence GTGAAAGGACGAACCTACGTCATCGTCATGGCCTTGAGCTGGGCGCTCGTGTTGCTGTGGGGCATCTACTGGGCCCGGGAGGGCGACCGGATGGCGGCGACCAGCGCGGCGTTCAGGGCTGAGACGCTCGAAGAGGGCGCCCGCATCTACGCTCAGAACTGCGTCGCCTGCCACGGGCAGCTGGGAGAGGGCGTCGTGGGGCCCAGCCTCGACCGGGAGGCCCTGAGGGGCGACCCGGAGAACGACCGGGAGACCTATGATTTCATCTACCAAACCGTGGCGCGGGGCCGCCCCGGGTCGGTGGTGACGCGCTGGCAGAAGCTTCCCAACGGGGAGTGGGCGTCGTTCACGGCCATGCCGGCGTGGAGCACACAGTTCGGCGGCCCGCTGAACGAACAGGCCCTCCGGCAGGTGGTCTCCTTCCTCATGGCCGGTGACTGGCAGCGGGTCGCGCGCTACATCCCGCCGCCCAGGCTCGACGGCCAACTCCCCGTGGCCGAGGGTGTGCCCGAGGACGTCCAGCGGCGGGCCCAGGAGGTCATCCGGCAGAAGGGCTGCCTCGCCTGCCACACGATCGGCAACACGGGCGGGCTCATCGGGCCGGACCTGACCCACCTGGGGTCCTGGGGCGTCGACCAGGCGTTCTTGAAGGACTGGATTTCAAACCCCCCCGCCACGGCTAACCGAGCGCCGGTGTGGTTCTCCAACTACGGGGGCATCGACGCCTCGGGCCGGCCGTCGGGAGCGCGGATCGATTACGGGCCCACCCAGATGCCCAACCTGGGTCTGACCGAAGAGGAGCTGGACGTCGTCACCCGGTACCTGCTGGGGCTGAAGTAG